The Ammospiza nelsoni isolate bAmmNel1 chromosome 10, bAmmNel1.pri, whole genome shotgun sequence genome includes a region encoding these proteins:
- the LOC132077331 gene encoding proline-rich proteoglycan 2-like, whose translation MSPAGGQRGRYVATRPARPRRPDLPPSLPLSGRGPAATPTPARPRGRVRAAPGQWRRGGTGQSASALRAPPRRAGPQGPDVPGSATAPPPRAGPHRAALPCCRPFAMPPPRCFCRLEARCPLPPSRCEAAAAVPYPQPLLGASPGPQIPAYPELPRLIGCRARPAGPPGDVVRNGGVAGTDLARRGRGGAVPERAIGRAPRGLRGDAGWAGQATVTTRPRLPPRTRHCLANTPSDPLRPHPELRTPLLLYTSGQTTPPPTYTPPQSPQHPVWEEEAAGRRWASLGRARREAPVPTEGSEGAAGQWGTEHTQSRAEPGTDRAVLMENV comes from the exons ATGTCACCTGCGGGAGGGCAGCGCGGCCGTTATGTCGCGACacgcccggcccggccccgacGTCCCGAcctccctccgtccctcccgCTCTCCgggcgcggccccgcggccACACCCACCCCGGCGCGCCCGCGCGGGCGGGTTCGCGCGGCGCCCGGCCAATGGCGGCGGGGCGGCACCGGCCAATCAGCGTCCGCCCtgcgcgccccgccccgccgcgccgggCCGCAGGGCCCGGATGTGCCCGGCAGCGCGACGGCCCCGCCGCCTCGGGCCGGGCCGCACCGCGccgctctgccctgctgccGCCCCTTCGCGATGCCCCCTCCGCGGTGCTTCTGCCGGCTGGAGGCTCGCTGCCCCCTGCCGCCGTCGCGATGTGAAGCGGCGGCCGCCGTCCCCTACCCGCAGCCCCTCCTCGGAGCCAGCCCCGGCCCGCAGAT CCCCGCCTACCCTGAGTTGCCGCGTCTCATTGGCTGCCGAGCccgccccgcggggccgccgGGAGATGTAGTCCGCAATGGGGGTGTGGCGGGCACAGATCTCGCGAGGCGCGGGAGGGGCGGCGCTGTGCCCGAGCGCGCCATTGGCCGCGCGCCGCGAGGTCTCCGAGGAGACGCGGGGTGGGCGGGACAGGCCACGGTCACCACGAGGCCCCGCCTGCCCCCTCGGACCCGCCACTGCCTCGCCAACACCCCCTCGGACCCGCTCCGGCCGCACCCCGAGCTCCGCACCCCGTTGTTGCTCTACACGTCCGGCCAAACCACTCCCCCCCCCACATACACTCCCCCTCAGAGTCCCCAGCACCCAGTCTGGGAAGAGGAGGCGGCGGGAAGGCGTTGGGCGTCGCTGGGGAGGGCACGGAGGGA GGCCCCGGTGCCCACGGAAGGCTCAGAGGGCGCGGCGGGGCAGTGGGGCACGGAGCACACCCAGAGCCGAGCGGAGCCCGGCACGGACAGGGCAGTTCTGATGGAGAACGTGTAA